The following are encoded in a window of Thermoprotei archaeon genomic DNA:
- a CDS encoding amino acid ABC transporter substrate-binding protein, producing MNRAISRLTGISIIIIVIIAIIAALFIFTMAPTPTAGGTIKIGFTTSVTGSLSVEGTRQLHGIQLWQEWVNSHGGIKIGNKIYNVSLLYYDDQSSKDNVVALYERLITADKVDFLISPYSSGLTFTAAAIAEKYHKVMVATGAASDSIFQQGYKYTVQLYTPGSLYLKSTIDLLLAKDPTAKNIAIIYEDEIFAASVADGAKKYAESKGLNVVYYDKYPSKPTDLSSLLTVIKSKNPDAIIGGGHFADGVLLIKQAKQLNVNAKLFSIVVAAPEDKFRDALGADANYIMGPSQWEPDVKYTVNYGPSVSEFINMYVKRFNETPTYHSAGGFAAALVLQAAIEKAQSLDSDKVREAFNSLDLKIFFGAFKIDPATGLQIAHQMVLIQWQGGKKYTVWPTEAASKEPIYPKPSW from the coding sequence ATGAATAGAGCAATTTCTCGTTTGACTGGAATCTCCATTATTATAATAGTAATAATTGCAATAATAGCTGCACTATTTATTTTTACAATGGCTCCCACTCCTACTGCTGGTGGGACGATTAAAATTGGGTTTACTACATCAGTAACAGGCTCACTTTCTGTAGAAGGGACACGCCAGTTGCATGGCATACAACTATGGCAGGAATGGGTAAATAGCCATGGAGGAATAAAAATAGGAAATAAAATCTATAATGTATCGTTATTGTACTATGATGATCAGAGTTCTAAGGATAATGTTGTTGCACTTTATGAAAGATTAATAACTGCTGATAAGGTTGATTTTCTAATTTCTCCATACTCAAGTGGATTAACTTTTACTGCAGCAGCTATAGCTGAGAAATATCATAAGGTTATGGTCGCTACTGGTGCTGCCAGTGATAGTATTTTCCAACAGGGTTATAAATATACAGTTCAGCTTTACACTCCAGGTTCGCTATACTTAAAATCTACAATAGATCTACTATTAGCAAAAGATCCTACTGCTAAAAATATTGCAATAATTTATGAAGATGAAATTTTCGCTGCTTCAGTAGCTGATGGTGCTAAAAAATATGCTGAAAGTAAAGGGCTTAATGTTGTGTATTATGACAAATACCCATCAAAACCAACGGATTTATCTTCACTGTTAACTGTTATAAAAAGCAAAAATCCTGATGCTATAATAGGAGGAGGGCATTTTGCTGATGGTGTTCTCTTAATAAAACAGGCTAAACAGTTGAATGTCAATGCGAAGCTCTTTTCAATAGTTGTAGCTGCGCCCGAAGATAAGTTTAGAGATGCGCTTGGTGCAGATGCAAACTATATTATGGGGCCATCTCAATGGGAACCAGATGTCAAATATACAGTAAATTATGGTCCTTCTGTTAGTGAGTTTATAAATATGTATGTAAAGAGATTTAATGAGACACCTACATACCATTCTGCAGGAGGATTTGCAGCTGCATTAGTGTTACAAGCTGCTATTGAAAAGGCACAAAGTCTCGATAGTGATAAGGTGCGTGAAGCATTTAACTCATTAGATCTAAAGATTTTCTTTGGAGCATTTAAGATAGATCCTGCAACAGGGCTTCAAATAGCTCATCAAATGGTGCTCATACAATGGCAAGGTGGAAAGAAATACACAGTATGGCCTACTGAAGCAGCCTCAAAGGAACCAATATATCCTAAACCATCATGGTAA
- a CDS encoding branched-chain amino acid ABC transporter permease gives MVIDVVFLQTLVNGLLQGAIYGLVALGLTLIWGVMRVINLAHGEFIILGAYTAFWMFTLYNLQPLASLLIGIPLGFVIGMTIYIGLVKRVVNGPELSSLLVFFGLSMIIQNLMLTYWTADVRGLPILYSSINIGSITLVGDRLIASSVAGILSVFLLVLLKYTYFGRAIRAVVQDTDAAMLMGVNVNYIYAMSMSIGIILTFLGGILIALTTPFTPYQSGIYTLYSFLVVVLGGLGNPLGSLFGGILIGIIESYTATYWSSGLSPAVAFVLLILILIVKPEGIFSRRR, from the coding sequence ATGGTTATTGATGTTGTTTTCCTTCAGACTTTAGTTAATGGTTTGTTGCAAGGAGCTATATATGGTTTGGTCGCTTTAGGTTTAACGTTGATTTGGGGAGTTATGCGTGTAATAAACTTAGCACATGGAGAATTTATAATTCTGGGCGCATACACAGCTTTCTGGATGTTTACACTTTATAATTTACAACCATTAGCTTCATTATTAATAGGTATACCATTAGGTTTTGTCATTGGAATGACCATTTATATAGGTTTAGTTAAAAGGGTTGTTAATGGTCCTGAGCTTTCGTCACTATTAGTATTCTTTGGGCTTTCAATGATAATTCAAAATCTCATGCTTACATATTGGACAGCTGACGTAAGAGGGTTACCAATTCTCTATTCATCAATAAATATTGGATCAATAACATTAGTTGGAGATAGATTAATTGCGTCAAGTGTCGCAGGCATTTTATCGGTTTTTCTATTAGTATTACTCAAATATACATACTTTGGACGTGCTATAAGAGCTGTAGTACAAGATACTGATGCTGCCATGTTAATGGGTGTGAATGTAAACTACATTTATGCAATGAGTATGAGCATTGGTATTATACTCACATTTTTAGGGGGCATTCTTATAGCATTAACCACACCATTTACGCCTTATCAAAGTGGTATTTATACTCTTTATTCTTTTTTAGTTGTTGTACTTGGAGGGTTAGGAAATCCTTTAGGTTCTTTGTTTGGTGGTATATTAATAGGTATCATAGAGAGTTACACTGCAACATACTGGTCTTCAGGTTTAAGCCCAGCTGTTGCTTTTGTGCTCTTAATTTTAATTTTAATAGTAAAACCTGAAGGTATTTTCTCACGGAGAAGATAA
- a CDS encoding branched-chain amino acid ABC transporter permease: MIKEISYNLRNLTFLSTIGFLVISVLILFSGSQSLIAFFLTLLELLILTYSINIITGLTGYVDFGHAVFYGIGAYTAAFLIVNVGTANITPYLFSLIGGLAAAFFALLIGAPVLRLKGAYFAIATLSVSEAVKVIISNISALGGSYGIPLARYVSYDVVSAYLAMWLTLLFAVILTIWISNSKFGYGLRAIREDEIAANVMGINTSLYKLIAYVLSALVAGIVGGISGILYVYVSTEYFKVDISVKMLVSMMLGGQGTILGPLIGTLLYYVIQYTLVTSYPFLHLLIFGAILIVVVLFIPEGLIGIIKRKFKQLKVR, translated from the coding sequence ATGATCAAAGAAATATCATATAATCTAAGGAATTTAACCTTTTTATCAACTATAGGATTTCTAGTTATTTCAGTGTTAATACTTTTCTCAGGATCGCAAAGTTTAATTGCATTTTTCTTAACATTACTTGAACTTCTTATTCTTACCTATAGCATTAATATAATAACTGGGTTAACTGGTTATGTTGATTTCGGTCATGCAGTCTTTTATGGCATAGGAGCATATACTGCTGCATTTTTAATAGTGAATGTTGGTACTGCAAATATTACACCATATTTATTTTCTTTAATAGGTGGTTTAGCAGCTGCATTTTTCGCTCTACTTATTGGTGCTCCAGTTCTCAGGTTAAAAGGTGCGTATTTTGCAATTGCAACTTTAAGTGTAAGTGAAGCAGTCAAAGTTATTATAAGTAATATCAGTGCTTTAGGTGGATCATATGGAATACCACTTGCACGATATGTCTCATATGATGTAGTCTCTGCTTACTTAGCTATGTGGTTAACTTTATTATTTGCTGTGATTCTCACAATATGGATTTCGAACTCAAAGTTTGGATATGGTTTAAGAGCTATAAGAGAAGATGAGATTGCTGCTAATGTAATGGGTATTAATACGAGCCTTTATAAATTAATAGCATATGTGTTAAGCGCATTAGTTGCAGGTATAGTTGGTGGAATTTCTGGGATACTTTATGTTTATGTGAGTACTGAATATTTCAAAGTCGACATTTCCGTAAAAATGCTAGTTTCTATGATGTTGGGAGGCCAGGGTACTATCTTAGGTCCTTTGATTGGGACTCTGTTATATTATGTTATTCAGTATACATTGGTGACTAGTTACCCATTTTTGCATTTATTAATATTCGGTGCAATACTAATTGTTGTAGTACTTTTTATACCTGAAGGATTAATTGGTATTATTAAAAGGAAATTTAAGCAATTAAAAGTGAGGTGA
- a CDS encoding ABC transporter ATP-binding protein: protein MILEARGIVKRFGGVIALNKVDVSVAEDEILGIIGPNGSGKTTFFNVVSGVYKPDEGKVIFNDKDITGKPPHIIARMGIARTFQIVRPFPSMTVRENILVGAFFSGRKHEDSEHTDTLVNKILELTELSSKADLPAKALNLPEKRRLEIARALALEPKVLLLDETLAGLTPAEIDHALDMIRKVKSEMGLTIIIVEHIMRAIMKISDRIVVFSNGVKIAEGTPSQVANDIKVIEAYLGKPIQGES from the coding sequence GTGATACTCGAGGCGAGGGGCATTGTAAAAAGATTTGGCGGTGTTATAGCACTTAATAAAGTTGACGTAAGTGTTGCAGAAGATGAAATATTAGGTATTATAGGACCTAACGGCTCGGGTAAAACTACGTTTTTTAATGTAGTTAGCGGAGTATATAAGCCTGATGAAGGAAAAGTTATTTTTAATGACAAAGATATTACTGGAAAACCTCCTCACATTATCGCTAGAATGGGAATAGCCAGAACATTTCAAATAGTTAGGCCATTCCCATCTATGACTGTTCGTGAGAATATATTAGTTGGGGCTTTCTTTAGCGGAAGAAAACATGAAGATTCAGAACATACTGATACATTAGTGAACAAGATATTAGAATTAACTGAACTGTCATCTAAGGCTGATTTACCTGCAAAAGCCTTAAATTTGCCTGAAAAAAGACGTTTAGAGATTGCAAGAGCTTTAGCATTAGAACCAAAAGTTCTTCTTCTTGATGAGACTCTGGCTGGCCTCACTCCAGCCGAAATTGATCACGCATTAGACATGATTAGAAAGGTTAAAAGCGAGATGGGATTAACTATAATAATTGTTGAACATATAATGCGTGCTATAATGAAAATCTCAGATCGTATTGTAGTATTTAGTAATGGTGTAAAGATAGCTGAAGGAACACCATCTCAAGTAGCAAATGATATTAAAGTTATTGAAGCATATCTTGGAAAACCCATTCAAGGTGAGAGCTAA
- a CDS encoding ABC transporter ATP-binding protein, which yields MLEVKNLRAGYGEITILWDINLKVDKGTITAVLGSNGMGKTTLIKCIAGLQKVISGTIMFEKKDITYMPSHKRVEIGLSLIPEGRRIFPEMNVYENLLIGAYTKESRKHISESIEIVYNLFPILKERRNQLAGTLSGGEQQMLAIARGLMSRPKLLMLDEPSAGLAPKIVFQIMDLIQKLNKEYGVTIMLIEQHVENALRIADLAYIIENGRIILSGNGKELLANPKVKESYLGI from the coding sequence ATGTTAGAAGTTAAGAATTTAAGAGCAGGCTATGGGGAGATCACAATATTATGGGATATTAATTTAAAAGTTGATAAGGGTACCATAACTGCAGTTCTTGGTTCGAATGGAATGGGCAAAACAACTTTGATTAAGTGTATTGCTGGACTTCAAAAGGTAATTTCTGGCACTATAATGTTTGAGAAGAAAGATATTACATATATGCCATCGCATAAAAGGGTTGAAATTGGTTTATCTTTAATCCCAGAGGGTCGTAGAATTTTCCCTGAAATGAACGTATATGAAAACTTATTAATTGGCGCATATACTAAAGAATCACGTAAACATATTTCTGAATCAATTGAGATTGTTTATAATTTATTTCCAATATTAAAGGAGCGAAGGAATCAATTGGCAGGTACTTTAAGTGGAGGTGAGCAGCAAATGCTGGCAATTGCCAGAGGGTTGATGTCTCGACCTAAACTTCTCATGTTAGATGAACCATCAGCTGGATTAGCACCAAAGATTGTGTTTCAGATCATGGATTTAATTCAGAAGTTAAACAAGGAATATGGTGTTACTATAATGCTTATTGAGCAGCATGTTGAAAATGCTTTAAGAATAGCTGACCTAGCCTATATAATAGAAAATGGACGAATCATCCTAAGCGGAAATGGTAAAGAACTTTTAGCTAATCCGAAAGTAAAAGAAAGTTATTTAGGTATTTGA
- a CDS encoding CBS domain-containing protein, producing MPVALKVRDIMEGGVVVLDGNLPAIEALKAMLENQVWSVVISINDVPSGVVTERDLLRRVIAKGFDINRILLKEIMTSPLITISSDATLAEAWKLMTEKNIRRLYVVEKGKIIGRVTQTGLFNKLLEVMIAISSIKYLM from the coding sequence ATGCCGGTCGCATTAAAAGTTCGTGATATCATGGAAGGAGGAGTTGTAGTACTTGATGGCAATTTACCTGCTATTGAAGCTTTAAAAGCCATGCTTGAAAATCAAGTATGGTCAGTGGTCATTTCTATTAATGATGTGCCATCTGGCGTGGTGACTGAGCGTGATTTGTTAAGAAGAGTTATTGCTAAAGGTTTTGACATTAATAGAATATTATTAAAGGAAATAATGACATCTCCTTTAATAACAATTAGTTCTGATGCAACATTAGCTGAAGCTTGGAAACTAATGACAGAAAAAAATATTAGACGTTTATATGTTGTTGAAAAAGGTAAAATCATAGGCAGAGTAACGCAAACTGGATTATTTAATAAATTATTAGAGGTTATGATTGCAATAAGCTCTATAAAATACTTAATGTAA
- a CDS encoding heterodisulfide reductase-related iron-sulfur binding cluster, whose amino-acid sequence MYMFFVQNILYVFEGIKHFNLVEDLESLVYIYTIIVAIILLYGVYRSFKLWSYGGQRISFDHFGKRLSRLIKYGILQAKVIRQKQGGTVHVFIYIGMIGLFIGTILRGIEYDVYLRFFGSRFLVDSAYLMFKLMVNISGVLAIIGIVLALIRRVFKTYRDLPTSREDYLILIDLLIIIVTGFILDAINTLNYRLQWIDDWDVIGYPLAFSIRSLFGNNYIEFYRILWVFHLTLALASIALIPFTKFYHMFVSGILNTFFSRLEEPVVAANKPITNMDKLVEEGKPIGAVMLSDLSWKQRMDFDACTQCARCHNACPANLTGKPLSPMMVMLDTKKEMHKRNFNKKLVPDSINPDVIWSCVTCGACVEVCPVLINQVETIIDLRRGIYSSGENTPSELQQVSYNIMRTGNPYGYNPADREAWLKSVTSELNVEIAREEIEYDYIYWLGCNASYDPNIRSVAYNLMKILKKADINFAVLLEEVCCGEPARRIGDEYLFRDIVQKNSNILKKYKFKKLLVNCPHGYNNFKHEYVQYGVKIEVEHHTILLQRLIKEGKLSINKTKESVTYHDPCYLARWNNIYNEPRDIIKNVAEIKEMNRIKRNTFCCGGGGGHAFFDIKKGERISKVRMREASSTNVNKVVVACPFCNVMLRSEASEFNMEVMDVAELLGNSLQETKKETK is encoded by the coding sequence ATGTACATGTTTTTTGTTCAAAATATTCTATATGTATTTGAAGGTATTAAACATTTTAACCTTGTTGAGGATCTAGAATCTCTTGTGTACATATATACTATAATTGTAGCTATAATATTACTTTACGGTGTTTACAGAAGTTTTAAATTATGGAGTTATGGAGGACAAAGGATAAGTTTTGATCATTTTGGAAAACGATTATCACGACTTATCAAATATGGCATACTCCAAGCAAAGGTTATAAGACAGAAACAAGGAGGCACAGTGCATGTGTTTATTTATATTGGTATGATCGGTCTTTTTATAGGTACGATACTTCGTGGAATAGAGTATGATGTATATTTACGATTTTTCGGTTCAAGATTTCTTGTTGACTCAGCGTATTTAATGTTTAAGCTTATGGTTAACATTTCAGGTGTTTTGGCTATTATAGGCATAGTATTAGCATTGATTAGACGAGTGTTTAAAACGTACAGAGATTTGCCTACGTCTCGAGAAGATTATCTAATTTTAATCGACTTATTAATAATAATAGTAACAGGTTTCATACTGGATGCTATCAATACTTTAAATTACAGATTACAATGGATTGACGATTGGGACGTAATAGGTTATCCTCTTGCTTTTTCTATTAGAAGTCTCTTTGGTAATAATTATATTGAGTTTTATAGAATACTTTGGGTGTTTCATTTAACACTAGCACTTGCTAGTATTGCCCTCATACCTTTTACAAAGTTCTATCATATGTTCGTTAGTGGTATTCTAAATACGTTCTTTTCTAGACTAGAAGAACCAGTTGTTGCAGCTAACAAACCAATAACTAACATGGACAAGCTGGTAGAGGAAGGTAAGCCTATAGGGGCTGTAATGCTTTCAGATTTGTCTTGGAAGCAACGAATGGATTTTGATGCGTGCACTCAATGTGCGAGATGCCATAATGCATGTCCAGCAAATCTCACTGGGAAGCCATTAAGTCCGATGATGGTAATGCTTGATACTAAAAAGGAAATGCATAAAAGGAATTTTAATAAAAAGTTAGTGCCAGATTCTATAAACCCAGATGTTATATGGTCTTGTGTAACATGCGGTGCATGTGTTGAAGTATGTCCCGTCTTAATAAATCAGGTTGAGACTATAATAGATCTTAGACGTGGAATATATTCCTCTGGAGAAAACACACCATCTGAATTACAGCAAGTCTCGTATAACATAATGAGAACTGGTAATCCTTATGGTTATAATCCTGCGGATAGAGAGGCATGGTTAAAATCTGTGACGTCAGAACTTAATGTTGAGATAGCTCGTGAAGAAATAGAGTATGATTATATATACTGGTTAGGTTGTAATGCAAGTTACGATCCAAACATTAGGAGTGTAGCCTATAATTTGATGAAGATTCTTAAAAAAGCTGATATAAATTTTGCAGTTTTGCTAGAAGAAGTTTGTTGTGGTGAGCCAGCAAGAAGAATAGGGGATGAGTACTTATTTAGGGACATCGTGCAAAAGAATTCAAACATACTTAAAAAATATAAATTCAAGAAATTATTAGTTAATTGTCCGCATGGTTATAATAATTTCAAGCATGAATATGTTCAGTATGGAGTAAAAATAGAGGTTGAACACCATACTATATTACTACAAAGGCTCATAAAAGAAGGTAAATTAAGCATTAATAAAACAAAAGAAAGTGTTACCTATCATGATCCATGCTACTTAGCAAGATGGAATAACATTTACAATGAACCAAGAGACATCATAAAAAATGTTGCTGAAATTAAAGAGATGAATAGAATCAAACGAAATACATTTTGCTGTGGCGGCGGAGGAGGACATGCATTTTTCGATATAAAGAAAGGTGAGAGAATAAGCAAAGTTAGAATGAGAGAAGCTTCATCAACTAATGTAAATAAGGTGGTAGTCGCGTGCCCGTTTTGTAATGTAATGTTGCGCAGCGAAGCCTCAGAATTCAATATGGAAGTAATGGATGTAGCAGAACTTTTAGGTAATTCGTTACAAGAAACAAAAAAGGAAACAAAATAA
- a CDS encoding electron transfer flavoprotein subunit alpha/FixB family protein: MVETVIVFGERPSLLVDASGLVAELLRNGFSTSMIGITVSNGDVNEAARYGFDKLYVIEGAVLPDQVSEVISKIFNEVKPRLLIGSATKTGNDILARVSAKHNLPMLTEVLSVSLDGNNIIFERNILGGRAISREVTSKHAAVTVPIKKFKPFEISQKIAAIEKVSPPVSNVRLVSFEEKKKSEVNIEAADTVVGVGRGFKSKDDLKLAFDLASIIDAQVGCSRPIAADLKWLPEDVWIGISSKKIRPKLYVAIGISGAPQHISAVDAKVIVSINKDKNAPIFKYSDYSVIADLYQFLPVFIKKLKEKTIK, encoded by the coding sequence ATGGTTGAAACTGTTATAGTTTTTGGAGAGAGACCTTCATTATTAGTAGATGCTTCAGGCCTTGTTGCAGAATTGTTACGAAATGGATTCAGCACCAGTATGATAGGTATTACAGTTAGCAATGGAGATGTAAACGAGGCAGCACGTTATGGTTTTGATAAACTATATGTTATTGAAGGGGCAGTTCTGCCTGATCAGGTGTCTGAAGTTATTTCTAAGATTTTTAATGAGGTGAAACCGAGGTTATTGATCGGATCTGCAACAAAAACTGGTAATGATATTCTTGCTCGCGTTTCAGCCAAGCATAATTTACCAATGCTAACAGAAGTTCTTTCAGTTTCACTGGATGGTAATAATATTATTTTTGAACGAAATATTCTAGGAGGAAGAGCTATAAGTAGAGAGGTGACATCAAAACATGCGGCTGTTACTGTACCAATTAAGAAATTTAAGCCTTTTGAAATATCTCAGAAAATTGCTGCCATTGAGAAAGTCTCACCTCCAGTATCTAATGTTAGGCTGGTAAGTTTTGAAGAGAAGAAGAAGAGTGAGGTGAATATTGAGGCTGCAGATACCGTTGTTGGTGTTGGTAGAGGGTTTAAGTCGAAGGATGATTTAAAGTTGGCTTTTGATTTGGCATCAATCATAGATGCTCAAGTTGGATGTAGTAGGCCTATTGCTGCAGATCTTAAATGGTTGCCTGAGGATGTGTGGATTGGAATTTCTAGTAAGAAGATACGACCGAAACTTTATGTAGCAATAGGGATATCTGGTGCTCCCCAACATATCTCTGCAGTAGATGCGAAGGTAATAGTTTCTATAAATAAGGATAAAAATGCTCCAATATTTAAATATTCGGATTACAGTGTTATCGCTGATTTATACCAATTTCTCCCAGTATTTATTAAAAAGCTTAAAGAAAAAACAATCAAGTGA
- a CDS encoding electron transfer flavoprotein subunit beta/FixA family protein has translation MVDVAVMVKASLDANMIRVDSSGKLLIEEIPLVISEYDRNAVEEAVRIKEKFGGKIAVFSVVTWGPLAKRINDTESVLREALAMGADEAYMVTDERLINANPLQTAIALASAVKKTGNYDLYLTGEASMDVISAQIASRIGTILNLPTVTFARAIELDIENKKVKVLRDLEDSLQWIEASLPAVISVTGEINRARLPMLLQIRRAFAKPLKKFTLNDLNIQLLDVGHRRESVRLLMVSRKNIIIEASTFDEVSEKLISKLIEEGVIKPRI, from the coding sequence ATGGTTGATGTGGCTGTAATGGTTAAAGCATCACTAGATGCTAACATGATCAGAGTTGACAGTTCCGGTAAGCTTCTTATCGAGGAAATACCTCTTGTAATCAGTGAATATGATAGGAATGCTGTTGAAGAAGCCGTAAGAATAAAGGAAAAATTTGGTGGAAAAATTGCGGTCTTTTCAGTTGTGACTTGGGGACCGCTTGCAAAACGTATTAATGATACTGAATCAGTATTAAGAGAGGCATTGGCCATGGGAGCTGATGAGGCATACATGGTTACAGATGAGAGATTAATAAATGCTAATCCACTCCAAACAGCAATAGCACTTGCATCAGCGGTTAAAAAAACAGGCAATTATGATCTTTACCTCACAGGCGAAGCTTCGATGGATGTTATTTCTGCGCAGATTGCTTCCAGAATTGGAACGATCTTAAATCTTCCAACAGTAACATTTGCGCGAGCTATAGAACTTGACATAGAGAATAAGAAAGTTAAAGTTCTTCGTGACTTAGAGGATTCATTGCAATGGATCGAGGCGTCATTACCTGCAGTAATCAGCGTGACTGGTGAGATTAATAGGGCTAGGTTGCCAATGCTCTTGCAAATACGGAGGGCGTTTGCAAAACCACTTAAAAAATTTACTTTGAACGATTTAAACATACAATTACTTGACGTTGGGCATAGGCGTGAATCAGTGAGGTTGTTAATGGTTTCTAGGAAAAACATAATAATAGAAGCAAGTACTTTTGATGAAGTATCTGAAAAGTTAATTTCTAAACTGATAGAGGAGGGTGTTATAAAACCAAGAATATGA
- a CDS encoding SCP2 sterol-binding domain-containing protein, with the protein MSEDIKSLIQAVYEKAKLKMGNEMAGWNKIFQFNIEGGEPFYIEFKQGSANVVQGSHNSPTATLTMSKETLIKILKGELDSMAAFIRGQMKITGNVIETTSLRKMIEAAKS; encoded by the coding sequence TAAGTCTTTAATACAAGCGGTGTATGAAAAGGCTAAGTTAAAGATGGGGAATGAAATGGCAGGTTGGAATAAAATATTTCAGTTTAATATAGAAGGTGGAGAACCATTTTATATAGAGTTCAAACAAGGAAGTGCGAATGTTGTTCAGGGTTCTCACAATTCTCCTACAGCAACACTTACAATGAGTAAGGAAACTCTTATCAAAATATTGAAAGGCGAATTAGATTCTATGGCTGCATTTATTAGAGGTCAAATGAAAATTACAGGAAATGTGATAGAGACTACATCGTTAAGAAAAATGATAGAGGCAGCAAAATCATAA